The following are encoded together in the Bubalus bubalis isolate 160015118507 breed Murrah chromosome 14, NDDB_SH_1, whole genome shotgun sequence genome:
- the TP53RK gene encoding EKC/KEOPS complex subunit TP53RK has product MAAAGAAAAKQNEELAPAAEALAAARERNSRFLSGLELVKQGAEARVFRGRFQGRAAMVKHRFPKGYRHPTLEARLSRRRTVQEARALLRCRRAGICAPVVFFVDYASNCLFMEEIEGSVTVRDYIESTLETEKSPQSLLHLARTIGQVLARMHDEDLIHGDLTTSNMLLKPPLEQLNIVLIDFGLSFVSALPEDKGVDLYVLEKAFLSTHPNTETVFEAFLKSYSASSRKSKPVLKKLDEVRLRGRKRSMVG; this is encoded by the exons ATGGCGGCGGccggcgctgctgctgctaagcagAACGAGGAGCTGGCGCCCGCGGCCGAAGCGCTGGCCGCAGCCCGGGAACGGAACAGCCGCTTCCTAAGCGGCCTGGAGCTGGTGAAGCAGGGCGCCGAGGCGCGCGTGTTTCGCGGCCGCTTCCAGGGTCGCGCGGCCATGGTGAAGCACCGCTTCCCCAAGGGCTACCGGCACCCGACGCTGGAAGCGCGGCTCAGCCGGCGGCGGACGGTGCAGGAGGCCCGGGCGTTGCTCCGCTGTCGCCGCGCAG GAATATGTGCCCCAGTTGTCTTTTTTGTGGACTATGCTTCCAACTGCTTATTTATGGAAGAAATCGAAGGCTCAGTGACTGTTCGAGATTATATTGAATCCACTCTGGAGACTGAAAAATCTCCCCAAAGTCTCCTGCACTTAGCCAGGACCATCGGGCAGGTTTTGGCTCGAATGCACGACGAAGACCTCATTCATGGTGATCTCACCACATCCAACATGCTCCTGAAACCCCCCCTGGAGCAGCTGAACATTGTACTCATAGACTTTGGGCTGAGCTTCGTTTCAGCACTTCCGGAAGACAAGGGAGTTGACCTGTACGTGCTagagaaggccttcctcagtacCCATCCCAATACCGAGACTGTGTTTGAAGCCTTTCTGAAGAGCTACTCCGCCTCCTCCAGAAAGTCCAAACCAGTGTTAAAAAAATTAGATGAGGTGCGcctcagagggagaaagagatcCATGGTGGGCTAG